A single Symbiobacterium thermophilum IAM 14863 DNA region contains:
- a CDS encoding GNAT family N-acetyltransferase yields MQQEIRFRRLTEDDLDRMHRWLNTPHVMRWYSPGGRTRAQVEQEFGPYIRREKPTEPYLILYGNTPIGYIQTYRINHWPDYARHIGVDDDTAGVDVIIGEPEFVGRGLGPAAIRAFMRQVVFGSFGARSCVIGPEEGNLAAIRAYEKAGFRFWKRADVPGEPAPEYLMRMTPEDLQADDVHAAARPDANVHP; encoded by the coding sequence GTGCAGCAGGAGATCCGCTTTCGCCGCCTGACGGAGGACGATCTGGATCGGATGCACCGCTGGCTCAACACGCCCCACGTCATGCGCTGGTACAGCCCCGGCGGACGCACCCGGGCACAGGTGGAGCAGGAGTTCGGCCCCTACATCCGCCGGGAGAAGCCCACCGAGCCGTACCTGATCCTGTACGGGAATACCCCCATAGGGTATATCCAGACCTACCGGATCAATCACTGGCCCGATTACGCCCGCCACATCGGCGTGGACGACGATACTGCCGGCGTCGACGTCATCATCGGCGAGCCGGAGTTCGTCGGCCGGGGGCTGGGACCGGCGGCCATCCGCGCCTTCATGCGGCAGGTGGTCTTCGGTTCGTTCGGGGCGCGGTCATGCGTCATCGGCCCGGAGGAGGGCAACCTGGCCGCGATCCGGGCCTACGAGAAGGCGGGGTTCCGCTTCTGGAAGCGCGCCGACGTCCCGGGGGAGCCTGCGCCGGAGTACCTCATGCGCATGACGCCCGAGGACCTGCAGGCGGACGACGTCCACGCCGCCGCCCGGCCAGATGCAAACGTGCACCCTTGA
- a CDS encoding COX15/CtaA family protein translates to MKALRAVSLANTAVMLLAVLWGAWVTSSDSGDGCGASWPLCKGTFMPDWDYAAIVEFGHRVVSALAGLLSVAVLVWVARVRPSETRLKRLAFGTFFFVVLQGGLGAAAVLRPQPDLVMALHFGFSLLCFTFALLVTVALGQGERAAFQRPDVSAQPVAPGLRTQIWGLAVYTYLVVYLGAYVRHLGASMACTGWPLCNGELIPPLYGPVGANFAHRLGAALAVVLVLRLWWTARRLTERDDLRRGAAWALALMAAQVASGALFPLGYLNLLTQLLHTGLITGFWGVLSYLCYLTLPVGRETVAVSA, encoded by the coding sequence ATGAAGGCGCTGCGAGCGGTCTCGCTGGCCAACACGGCGGTGATGCTCCTGGCTGTGCTCTGGGGCGCATGGGTGACGTCCAGTGACTCCGGCGACGGCTGCGGGGCCTCCTGGCCGCTGTGCAAGGGAACGTTCATGCCCGATTGGGACTACGCGGCCATCGTGGAGTTCGGCCACCGGGTGGTCTCCGCCCTGGCCGGGCTGCTCTCGGTCGCGGTGCTGGTCTGGGTTGCGCGCGTGCGGCCCTCCGAGACCCGCCTGAAGCGGCTCGCTTTCGGAACCTTCTTTTTCGTCGTGCTGCAGGGCGGCCTGGGTGCGGCGGCCGTGCTCCGGCCCCAGCCCGACCTGGTGATGGCCCTCCACTTCGGCTTCTCCCTGCTCTGCTTCACCTTCGCCCTGCTGGTGACCGTCGCGCTGGGGCAGGGTGAGCGCGCCGCGTTCCAGCGCCCCGACGTCTCCGCCCAGCCGGTGGCTCCGGGGCTGCGCACCCAGATCTGGGGCCTGGCCGTCTACACCTACCTCGTGGTCTACCTCGGGGCCTACGTCCGCCACCTCGGGGCCTCCATGGCCTGCACGGGCTGGCCGCTGTGCAACGGCGAGCTGATCCCGCCGCTCTACGGGCCCGTGGGCGCCAACTTCGCCCACCGGCTCGGCGCCGCCCTGGCCGTCGTCCTGGTCCTGCGCCTCTGGTGGACGGCCCGCCGGCTCACCGAACGGGACGACCTGCGGCGGGGCGCGGCCTGGGCGCTGGCGCTCATGGCGGCCCAGGTGGCCAGCGGCGCGCTGTTCCCGCTGGGCTACCTGAATCTCCTGACGCAGCTCCTGCACACGGGGCTGATCACCGGCTTCTGGGGCGTGCTCAGCTACCTCTGCTACCTCACGCTCCCGGTCGGGCGGGAGACCGTCGCCGTGAGCGCGTGA
- a CDS encoding amino acid ABC transporter ATP-binding protein codes for MIRVRNLRKSFGRLEVLRGIDLDVARGEVVALIGPSGSGKSTLLRCVNLLEQPTAGSIAVDGQEITAPGFDVNRLRQRVGMVFQHFNLFPHMTVLRNVTLAPVLTGRLSAKDAEERALELLGRVGLRDKAHAYPDSLSGGQKQRVAIARALAMNPEVMLFDEPTSALDPEMVKEVLEVMKQLALEGMTMLVVTHEMGFAREVCDRVIFMDEGRLVEQGEPQQVFSSPQHPRTAAFLKAIL; via the coding sequence GTGATTCGCGTTCGTAACCTGCGCAAGTCCTTCGGCAGGCTGGAGGTCTTGCGGGGCATCGACCTGGACGTGGCCCGGGGCGAGGTGGTGGCGCTGATCGGCCCCTCCGGCTCCGGCAAGTCGACCCTGCTGCGGTGCGTGAACCTGCTGGAGCAGCCGACCGCCGGCTCCATCGCAGTGGACGGGCAGGAGATCACGGCGCCCGGCTTCGACGTCAACCGGCTGCGGCAGCGGGTGGGGATGGTCTTTCAGCACTTCAACCTCTTCCCGCACATGACGGTGCTCCGGAACGTGACGCTGGCGCCGGTGCTGACCGGCCGCCTGTCCGCCAAGGACGCCGAGGAGAGGGCCCTGGAGCTGCTCGGCCGGGTGGGGCTGCGGGACAAGGCCCACGCCTACCCGGACAGCCTCTCCGGCGGGCAGAAGCAGCGGGTGGCCATCGCCAGGGCCCTGGCCATGAACCCCGAGGTGATGCTCTTCGACGAGCCCACCTCCGCCCTGGACCCGGAGATGGTCAAGGAGGTGCTGGAGGTGATGAAGCAGCTGGCCCTGGAGGGCATGACCATGCTGGTGGTCACCCACGAGATGGGCTTCGCCCGGGAGGTCTGCGACCGGGTGATCTTCATGGACGAGGGCCGGCTGGTGGAGCAGGGAGAGCCGCAGCAGGTTTTTTCCAGCCCGCAGCATCCCCGCACGGCGGCGTTCCTGAAGGCGATCCTGTGA
- a CDS encoding amino acid ABC transporter permease encodes MRWDVIPTFVPIIFEGVKITLQISALGILFGTLIGLVAGLLRSRKPSNLILWALYGLATLYVEVVRGTPFLVQLYLMYYGPFFLFGIDLPAMTAGTIALSLNSGAYVAEIFRGAIESIDRGQMEAGRSLGLTFAQTMRHIILPQAFRRALPPLANEFASLIKESSVISVLGVADIMFKTKTVGTAHFAMFQALLVAAVYYLVLTGITSQLVRLLERRLGKSDSRS; translated from the coding sequence ATGCGCTGGGACGTCATACCCACGTTCGTTCCGATCATCTTTGAGGGGGTCAAGATCACCCTCCAGATCTCGGCCCTGGGCATCCTCTTCGGTACCCTCATCGGCCTGGTCGCAGGGCTGCTGCGCAGCCGGAAGCCGTCCAACCTGATCCTGTGGGCGCTCTACGGCCTGGCCACGCTGTACGTGGAGGTCGTGCGCGGCACGCCGTTCCTGGTGCAGCTGTACCTCATGTACTACGGGCCGTTCTTCCTGTTCGGCATCGACCTGCCCGCCATGACCGCGGGCACCATCGCGCTGTCGCTCAACAGCGGCGCCTACGTGGCAGAGATCTTCCGCGGCGCGATCGAGTCCATCGACCGTGGCCAGATGGAGGCCGGCCGGTCCCTGGGGCTGACCTTTGCGCAGACGATGCGCCACATCATCCTGCCCCAGGCCTTCCGCCGCGCCCTGCCGCCCCTGGCCAACGAGTTCGCATCGCTCATCAAGGAGTCGTCGGTGATCTCGGTCCTGGGCGTGGCCGACATCATGTTCAAGACGAAGACGGTGGGCACCGCGCACTTTGCCATGTTCCAGGCGCTGCTGGTGGCGGCCGTATACTACCTGGTGCTGACCGGCATCACCTCGCAGCTGGTCCGGCTGTTGGAGAGGAGGCTGGGCAAGAGTGATTCGCGTTCGTAA